One region of Desulfovibrio sp. JC010 genomic DNA includes:
- a CDS encoding multiubiquitin domain-containing protein translates to MTPDQTCFKVKIDDSMFEFGETMVTGHQLLTIAHKHPLDEHIIYQKLKDGQFEEIRLEESVDLSQPGLERFKTFRSAESYRFTVDGRKFEWGAPVITGRRLKKFADVAPDTYDVWMNVRGKGEDQIISNREEVRLDTPGLERFYTEQVSITIIINGRPHEINKRSLSFTELVQLAFPNVQPAPNTIHTIVFKNGPEENPQGSLVEGQTIIISERMIINVTKTDKS, encoded by the coding sequence ATGACCCCTGATCAGACATGCTTTAAAGTTAAAATTGATGATTCTATGTTTGAATTCGGCGAGACGATGGTCACAGGCCATCAACTTTTAACAATCGCCCACAAACATCCTCTTGATGAACACATCATTTACCAGAAACTGAAAGATGGTCAGTTCGAGGAAATCCGTCTCGAAGAAAGTGTAGACTTAAGCCAGCCGGGGCTTGAAAGATTTAAAACTTTCCGAAGTGCAGAATCATACCGTTTCACCGTTGATGGAAGAAAATTTGAATGGGGAGCCCCTGTAATTACAGGCCGGAGACTTAAAAAGTTCGCTGACGTTGCACCTGACACATATGATGTTTGGATGAATGTTCGCGGCAAGGGTGAAGATCAAATTATCTCAAATCGTGAAGAAGTCAGGCTTGATACCCCCGGTCTTGAACGTTTTTATACTGAACAAGTCAGTATCACTATCATTATTAATGGACGCCCTCACGAAATCAACAAACGTTCTCTTTCCTTTACTGAGCTCGTTCAGTTGGCTTTCCCTAATGTTCAGCCTGCTCCCAACACAATTCACACCATTGTTTTCAAGAATGGTCCTGAAGAAAACCCCCAAGGAAGTCTTGTCGAAGGCCAAACCATCATTATTAGCGAGAGGATGATCATCAATGTCACAAAAACTGATAAATCTTAG
- a CDS encoding ThiF family adenylyltransferase, with product MSQKLINLSPDLKRLRDEGYEVEIKNGHLLLHSIPYVSAQKEIKFGTLISTLTLCGDKTAKPDNHVIYFQGEFPCSEKGTPIEAIRHSSGKKTLAPNVEADHSFSNKPSAGYENYFAKMEQYVKIISHPAMALESTVTPRTYAPIKPMNEESVFNYIDTASSRAGIQVLSESLKAQRIAIVGSGGTGAYVLDFVAKTPVCEIHLFDADDFLSHNAFRCPGAASFEELSQGMKKVDYLATMYSKMRKGIIVHKKMISLNSVKELNGFDYVFMCVDDGRCKKHIFDALINTSSTVIDVGMDVHLVGQELLGTCRVTTCTKSKSDHIATRVSMGEAVAGGEYASNIQIAELNALNACLAVIKWKQLSGFYQDLEHEHHLTYSTNCALLDTDEKDDGNQAA from the coding sequence ATGTCACAAAAACTGATAAATCTTAGTCCTGACCTCAAGCGGTTGAGAGATGAAGGGTACGAAGTCGAAATAAAGAATGGACACCTTCTGCTTCATTCCATCCCTTACGTCTCCGCACAAAAGGAAATTAAATTTGGAACCCTTATTTCTACACTTACCCTGTGTGGAGATAAAACAGCCAAGCCAGATAACCACGTGATATACTTTCAAGGAGAGTTCCCATGCTCTGAAAAGGGGACACCCATTGAAGCAATACGTCACTCAAGTGGGAAGAAAACTTTAGCCCCTAACGTGGAGGCTGATCATTCGTTTTCCAATAAACCAAGTGCAGGATATGAAAACTACTTCGCCAAAATGGAACAGTACGTAAAAATCATATCCCATCCAGCGATGGCTTTGGAAAGCACCGTAACACCCCGAACATATGCTCCCATTAAGCCCATGAATGAGGAGTCGGTCTTCAATTATATTGACACCGCTTCGAGCCGTGCAGGCATTCAAGTCTTGTCTGAGAGTTTGAAAGCACAGCGTATAGCTATCGTCGGATCGGGCGGTACGGGTGCGTATGTTTTAGACTTCGTAGCTAAAACCCCTGTATGCGAGATACACCTTTTCGATGCTGACGATTTTCTCTCACACAATGCTTTCAGGTGTCCGGGAGCAGCTTCATTTGAAGAACTAAGTCAAGGCATGAAAAAGGTAGACTACTTAGCCACAATGTACTCGAAAATGCGCAAGGGAATAATTGTACATAAAAAAATGATTTCCCTAAATTCAGTCAAGGAACTCAATGGCTTTGACTATGTGTTCATGTGTGTTGACGATGGGCGATGCAAAAAACACATTTTCGATGCCTTAATCAATACGAGCTCAACAGTCATAGACGTTGGGATGGACGTACATCTCGTAGGTCAGGAACTTTTGGGAACCTGCCGAGTTACAACCTGCACGAAAAGCAAAAGTGACCATATTGCGACACGAGTATCAATGGGTGAAGCTGTCGCAGGAGGAGAATATGCCAGCAACATTCAAATTGCTGAGCTGAATGCATTAAATGCGTGCCTCGCAGTCATCAAATGGAAACAGCTCAGTGGATTCTACCAAGATTTAGAACACGAACACCATCTGACGTATTCAACAAATTGCGCCCTATTAGACACGGATGAGAAAGACGATGGCAACCAAGCAGCTTAA
- a CDS encoding ImmA/IrrE family metallo-endopeptidase gives MRFTKPYDFLNYFGVSKPEEIRLNVLSLGCNAKIKHKTLTGCEAYIIGVGDNATIFVSNEVGRARQRFCIGHELGHWMLDRGTPRFSCTEKDIGGHNIFQMGVEARANRYAADLLMPEFLFKPACSDMDMDLNSVRELSRLFRTSLMATAIRFVKFGSYPAIFAWYNGKNGELIRFVSCPDLPAWLRPSDNLHHETYAMEILCGKMADSGGPKPVQASCWFNTRNAYEHDVHEHSIKGYGDMVLTMLWWKDESMLEEFL, from the coding sequence ATGCGTTTCACTAAACCATATGATTTTTTAAATTATTTTGGTGTATCCAAGCCGGAAGAGATTCGATTAAATGTTTTGTCTTTGGGATGTAATGCTAAAATAAAGCACAAAACGTTAACAGGGTGTGAAGCATATATTATTGGTGTTGGTGACAATGCCACAATATTTGTATCAAATGAAGTGGGCAGAGCTAGGCAAAGATTTTGTATTGGGCATGAGTTGGGACATTGGATGTTGGATCGAGGAACTCCGCGATTCAGCTGTACGGAAAAAGACATAGGTGGGCATAATATATTTCAAATGGGAGTTGAAGCAAGGGCTAATAGATATGCAGCTGATTTGTTGATGCCAGAGTTCTTGTTTAAGCCAGCGTGCTCTGACATGGATATGGATCTAAATTCTGTAAGAGAGTTGAGTCGTTTGTTTAGAACAAGTTTGATGGCTACTGCAATTAGATTTGTTAAATTTGGTTCCTATCCAGCTATTTTCGCATGGTATAACGGAAAGAATGGTGAGTTAATTCGCTTTGTGTCTTGCCCAGATCTCCCAGCATGGTTGCGTCCCAGCGACAATTTGCATCATGAAACATATGCTATGGAAATATTATGTGGTAAAATGGCTGATTCTGGAGGTCCTAAACCTGTGCAGGCTAGTTGCTGGTTTAACACGCGAAATGCTTATGAACATGATGTGCATGAACACTCCATAAAGGGATACGGGGATATGGTCTTAACTATGTTATGGTGGAAAGATGAATCAATGCTTGAAGAATTTCTTTAG
- a CDS encoding DUF6527 family protein: MATKQLKIQFCEFIPTEIEEGTLYISMEFATASHKCACGCGQEVVTPFTPTDWKLTYDGESVSLSPSIGNWSYQCRSHYFIKNSKIVWAGNMSQKAIDAGRFHDQLNKNRHYKQHDTSMEETQNKDGRQDKPNEKRAGIFKSIARFFGF, encoded by the coding sequence ATGGCAACCAAGCAGCTTAAAATTCAATTCTGCGAATTTATCCCAACTGAAATAGAAGAAGGGACACTTTATATTTCAATGGAATTTGCAACCGCCTCTCACAAGTGTGCCTGCGGTTGCGGGCAAGAAGTTGTGACTCCTTTCACTCCTACAGACTGGAAATTAACATACGATGGAGAGAGCGTTTCCCTGTCTCCTTCAATCGGAAATTGGAGCTATCAGTGCAGGTCGCATTACTTCATTAAAAACAGCAAAATTGTATGGGCAGGTAATATGTCCCAGAAAGCTATTGATGCTGGACGGTTCCATGACCAGCTGAATAAGAATCGGCATTACAAACAGCATGATACAAGCATGGAAGAAACACAGAACAAAGACGGCCGCCAAGACAAACCAAATGAAAAACGTGCTGGAATATTTAAATCTATTGCGAGATTCTTCGGCTTCTAG
- a CDS encoding YafY family protein: MAKKFNDDASPSEKILGLYGLLLFTGRKYNLSSLADKFDCSKQTILRMVETIERTHTLPLMTEMENGRRWFWIEARKESMNVSLKAEDIRYLNMCKDMVSDILPQGIKHEIEQALISAESFVPSNTEPTKHKTTSFFSNDRGVINYDKFQDEISLLLECIENNEICQISYTRAGATEPQSRYFAPDKIHSRNATLYVEGWKLHEHPPHEIKHEQTLAIHRIHRISTTGIQFNFGTKEREPLPYFGFDIEDPFEVKVRINKSTAPYIRERQWSTDQHIEPQQDGGVILTLSAQSYHEVTAWILSLGNDVELLEPQGLRKHLFETTQKMNKKYSPS; this comes from the coding sequence ATGGCAAAAAAATTCAATGATGACGCAAGCCCATCGGAGAAAATCCTAGGCCTTTACGGACTGCTACTTTTCACAGGACGTAAATACAATCTATCCTCTCTGGCGGATAAATTTGATTGCTCAAAACAGACGATTTTGAGGATGGTGGAAACCATAGAACGCACTCATACCCTTCCCCTGATGACTGAGATGGAGAACGGCAGGCGTTGGTTCTGGATAGAAGCCCGGAAAGAGAGCATGAATGTATCCCTGAAAGCTGAGGACATCCGCTACCTGAATATGTGCAAAGACATGGTCTCCGACATCTTGCCGCAGGGCATCAAGCACGAAATTGAACAGGCACTCATAAGTGCAGAGTCTTTTGTTCCAAGCAACACCGAGCCGACAAAGCACAAGACAACCTCTTTCTTCAGCAATGACCGGGGAGTGATTAATTATGATAAATTTCAGGATGAAATTTCACTTCTTCTGGAATGCATAGAAAATAATGAAATTTGCCAAATTTCCTACACTCGCGCCGGGGCAACAGAACCACAGAGCCGATACTTCGCCCCGGATAAAATTCACTCCAGAAACGCAACCCTATATGTAGAAGGCTGGAAACTTCACGAACACCCACCCCACGAAATCAAACACGAGCAGACTTTAGCGATACACAGGATTCACAGGATCTCTACCACCGGGATTCAATTCAACTTCGGAACCAAGGAACGGGAGCCCCTTCCCTACTTCGGATTTGATATTGAAGACCCCTTTGAAGTGAAAGTTCGCATTAATAAATCCACAGCACCATACATCCGCGAACGGCAATGGAGTACAGATCAGCATATTGAGCCACAGCAGGACGGCGGTGTTATCCTAACCCTTTCAGCACAGTCATACCACGAAGTTACCGCATGGATACTTAGCTTAGGCAACGATGTTGAGTTACTCGAACCGCAGGGACTGCGGAAACATCTTTTCGAGACAACCCAGAAGATGAACAAGAAATATTCTCCCAGTTAA
- a CDS encoding site-specific integrase yields the protein MKNYRITRDMFFSNSQTNLLLKTCQQMSKGQPDRVTRIWRVRYMLALLALRSGLRVSEIAALSIGDLFLEGNKEHYLIVQRGKGGKRRDVYLDDKLTREIRKFIKQKEKWRESTSLRSPLFAGRAGKNYTTTALHISFKEILKTAGLPKQYSIHSCRHTYATMILAKSCNLRFVQKQLGHASINMTAHYADVLPELNQALANTILN from the coding sequence ATGAAAAACTATCGAATTACACGTGATATGTTTTTCTCCAATTCTCAGACAAATCTCCTGCTTAAAACCTGTCAGCAAATGTCTAAAGGCCAGCCGGATCGTGTAACGCGAATCTGGCGAGTCAGGTATATGCTTGCGCTCCTCGCGCTACGTAGCGGGTTGAGAGTCAGTGAGATTGCGGCCTTGAGCATTGGAGATTTGTTTCTTGAAGGCAACAAAGAACACTACCTGATCGTCCAGAGGGGCAAAGGAGGCAAAAGACGTGATGTTTATCTTGATGACAAGCTGACTCGTGAAATTCGCAAATTTATCAAGCAAAAGGAAAAATGGAGGGAATCCACCTCCCTAAGATCTCCTCTTTTTGCCGGAAGGGCGGGCAAGAACTACACAACAACGGCTTTGCACATAAGTTTTAAGGAAATTCTTAAAACCGCTGGATTGCCCAAGCAATACTCTATTCACAGCTGTCGTCATACCTACGCGACCATGATTTTGGCGAAAAGCTGCAACCTTCGCTTTGTCCAGAAGCAGCTGGGTCACGCCAGCATCAATATGACCGCACATTATGCGGATGTCCTGCCGGAACTAAATCAGGCTCTGGCGAATACCATTCTTAATTAA
- a CDS encoding DUF2958 domain-containing protein: MWNEPSVERLSRIPKFYETEDIEVKEKLIYLHFFIGGCDWYVAEFDGDDTFFGYAILNQDYQNAEWGYFSFEELKTLRVGGSEVDCELERFWQPRKAKDVPEIWRKA, from the coding sequence ATGTGGAATGAACCATCTGTTGAACGTCTGTCCCGGATACCCAAGTTCTACGAAACAGAGGATATTGAGGTCAAAGAGAAGCTTATTTACCTACATTTCTTCATCGGTGGCTGTGATTGGTATGTTGCCGAGTTTGACGGTGATGATACCTTCTTCGGCTATGCAATTCTTAATCAGGACTACCAGAACGCCGAGTGGGGGTATTTTTCCTTTGAAGAGTTGAAAACCCTACGAGTCGGGGGAAGTGAGGTGGATTGCGAGTTGGAAAGGTTTTGGCAGCCAAGAAAGGCCAAAGATGTGCCTGAAATCTGGAGGAAAGCCTAA
- a CDS encoding nucleotidyl transferase AbiEii/AbiGii toxin family protein — MNKYEKQVRILLRVLSLIEYDHPNGDGSAFLALKGGTALNFFLWNLPRLSVDIDLAYCPINDRKTALRDISESMQRLAKQVERIMPTAAVNLTAPNNAAPKVLIKHDGVMVKIEPNATIRGTVYETEYSDLQPEVERRFEMAAEVRRLSIHDLYGGKICAALDRQHPRDLFDVAQLLDTEGLTEKIRKAFLVYLLGHNRPMSEILTPNFQPLTDAYEKEFRGMTQTEVALEKLEATRAQLVQEIKSGLSDDDKQFLLSVKKGNPEWELLEIPHAAQLPAVLWKLHNIEKLRKNAKKHAEAVRKLEKCLE; from the coding sequence TTGAATAAATACGAAAAGCAGGTGCGCATCCTGCTGCGTGTCTTGTCCCTGATTGAATATGACCATCCCAACGGTGACGGTTCAGCATTCCTCGCCCTGAAAGGCGGTACGGCCCTGAACTTCTTCCTTTGGAACCTGCCACGCCTGTCCGTAGACATTGACCTTGCTTACTGCCCAATCAATGACCGCAAGACAGCCCTGCGTGATATTTCAGAAAGCATGCAAAGACTTGCGAAGCAGGTGGAAAGAATCATGCCTACCGCAGCAGTAAATCTGACCGCGCCAAACAATGCCGCTCCCAAAGTCTTAATCAAGCACGATGGGGTAATGGTCAAGATTGAACCCAATGCCACCATTCGCGGCACAGTATATGAGACAGAATATTCGGACCTACAGCCGGAAGTTGAACGCCGCTTTGAAATGGCAGCAGAGGTACGCCGCCTTTCCATTCATGATCTGTACGGTGGGAAAATATGCGCTGCGCTGGATCGCCAACATCCACGTGATCTTTTTGATGTGGCCCAACTTCTCGACACCGAAGGGCTGACCGAGAAAATCCGAAAGGCATTTCTCGTCTACCTACTGGGACACAATCGCCCAATGTCGGAAATTCTGACCCCCAATTTCCAACCCTTAACCGATGCCTACGAAAAAGAATTCCGTGGGATGACACAGACTGAAGTTGCCCTTGAAAAACTGGAAGCCACCCGCGCCCAGTTGGTCCAAGAAATCAAGTCTGGCCTAAGCGATGACGACAAGCAATTCCTGCTCTCCGTCAAAAAAGGAAATCCTGAATGGGAACTTCTGGAAATCCCTCACGCCGCTCAACTTCCTGCCGTGCTTTGGAAGCTGCATAATATTGAGAAGCTGAGGAAGAACGCCAAGAAGCATGCTGAGGCTGTTCGGAAGCTTGAGAAATGCTTGGAATAA